From Fundulus heteroclitus isolate FHET01 chromosome 5, MU-UCD_Fhet_4.1, whole genome shotgun sequence, a single genomic window includes:
- the si:ch211-113e8.11 gene encoding uncharacterized protein si:ch211-113e8.11, which yields MNSLVGYGVSSGSEEEEDDVNNGKADSPPDGGDAAAKKSRNFLLESDSASSGSDSEDQEPSSSSPPAHNRSSAPRPAADSIAPKKLPPPSLGASSDSGVFANPFRAQAERKLSALQKHVPLTLHARPAQIGGKKVCVSYRKDGRCRFGIKCKFAHDSDLQTAVAAGDCRPAAGEEEPGGAARSAQREAHQRDGEQQQQQMKKRRVGLSNTLIPPKRALKQYAMQRDRGQTDMSR from the exons ATGAACTCGCTGGTTGGCTATGGAGTTTCCTCCGgcagcgaggaagaggaggacgacGTAAACAACGGGAAAGCGGA CTCTCCTCCGGATGGCGGCGATGCTGCTGCCAAAAAGAGCCGCAACTTCTTACTGGAGTCCGACTCCGCATCGAGCGGCTCGGACTCGGAGGACCAGGAGCCCTCGTCGTCCTCGCCTCCTGCCCATAACCGCTCCTCTGCGCCCCGACCCGCCGCGGACTCGATCGCCCCTAAAAAGTTACCGCCTCCCAGTCTGGGCGCGTCGTCGGACAGCGGCGTGTTCGCCAACCCGTTCCGAGCGCAGGCCGAGCGGAAGCTCAGCGCGCTGCAGAAGCACGTCCCGCTCACCCTGCACGCCAGACCCGCGCAGATCGGGGGCAAAAAGGTGTGCGTCTCCTACAGGAAGGACGGGAGGTGCCGCTTCGGCATCAAGTGCAAGTTTGCTCACGACAGCGACCTCCAGACCGCGGTGGCCGCCGGCGACTGCCGTCCGGCCGCCGGCGAGGAGGAGCCGGGCGGAGCGGCCCGGAGCGCGCAGCGGGAGGCTCACCAGAGGGacggagagcagcagcagcagcagatgaaGAAGAGGAGAGTTGGACTGAGCAACACTCTGATTCCTCCTAAAAGAGCGCTGAAGCAGTATGCCATGCAGAGAGACAGAGGGCAGACCGATATGTCCCGATGA
- the LOC118563035 gene encoding E3 ubiquitin-protein ligase ZFP91-like has product MGLTGAIRGRTYTRRGDGTSGNRAEDVNRDEEPREDKAAEQTPATINGAASTAQVSGRVLRDRSTRAVPAWLKDSKSDEDEDEPSPDSSATTKRRKVPSSRRRKGLDSAGQVEAGEGLPGDSLQGTDSEDPKGPASDVQAPPPKRSPAQNNARPPAGRAARSSAKPVCKTEPEIETPSVEEESTDKEQSHNEKKEEDSEAVADQVLDSEDLPYQEDPDDFSFQPQSQSSVEEEEALSSDEDVPFRDDLNDQSYDPRAERFLDLPKPKRKVPPRQKDKKEKDKAPKKEKEASEIKVEGSDNVEMVQEEVKLEEETAEDPDGPRKRGRRKKDDKTPRLPKRRSPPVQYVRCEMEGCGTVLAHPRYLQHHIKYQHLLKKKYVCPHPSCGRLFRLQKQLLRHAKHHTDQRDYICEFCARAFKSSHNLAVHRMIHTGEKPLQCEICGFTCRQKASLNWHMKKHDADATYQFSCSICGKKFEKKDCVVAHKAKSHPEVLIAEALAANAGALITTPPSLLELPGNPVQAEATGVDMSHDGELDQLGQHMAQQVSPQVVLLGQEPSLHTMQVPVTIALTPIDPPSPADNQQQTHVQLQMPVQFVQAGQQLQQQLALHPGPVVTQHQPQLQPMQPYPSHPDGQGQTQILQMTFQPVGQSQSHVHQIPILAGSQQLQTMQAAAQSPELLSAASHPQDPSSANGNALFLDNPPLSSSSSSAPPCGSLHQPEAAGESCAAWEPARPGEAQAEGGEAHVQQVII; this is encoded by the exons ATGGGTCTTACGG GGGCGATTCGAGGTCGGACATATACCCGCCGCGGTGATGGAACCAGCGGCAACAGAGCCGAGGATGTAAATAGAGACGAAGAGCCGCGGGAGGACAAGGCCGCGGAGCAGACCCCGGCCACCA TTAACGGAGCCGCGTCGACCGCGCAGGTCTCCGGGCGGGTTCTGAGGGACAGGTCAACCAGGGCAGTGCCGGCCTGGCTCAAGGACTCGAAAAGCGACGAGGACGAAGACGAGCCGAGTCCGGACAGCAGCGCGACCACCAAGCGGAGGAAAGTTCCCAGCTCCAGGCGCAGGAAAGGGCTCGACTCGGCGGGTCAGGTGGAAGCCGGAGAGGGGCTCCCAGGAGACAGCCTTCAGGGCACAGA TTCAGAAGACCCGAAGGGACCTGCCTCAGATGTTCAAG ctcctcctcccaAACGATCCCCGGCCCAGAATAATGCCCGGCCCCCAGCTGGCAGGGCCGCCCGGAGCTCTGCCAAGCCCGTGTGTAAGACCGAACCTGAAATTGAGACTCCATCTG TGGAGGAAGAGAGCACCGATAAAGAGCAGTCTCACAA tgaaaagaaagaggaggaCAGCGAGGCGGTAGCAGACCAGGTCCTGGATAGCGAAGACCTTCCCTATCAGGAGGACCCCGACGATTTCAGCTTTCAGCCACAGAGTCAGAG cagtgttgaagaggaggaggctctCAGCAGTGATGAAGACGTTCCCTTTAGAGACGACTTAAACGATCAGAGCTACGACCCGAGGGCTGAACGGTTTCT GGACCTTCCTAAACCAAAGCGCAAAGTTCCTCCAAGGCAGAAggacaagaaagaaaaggataaAGCgcctaaaaaggaaaaagaggcTTCTGAGATCAAAGTAGAGGGTTCAGATAACGTGGAGATGGTGCAAGAGGAGGtgaagctggaggaggagacagCAGAAGATCCAGATGGACCAAGGAA gagAGGCCGTAGGAAAAAAGACGACAAAACCCCCCGACTGCCGAAGAGGCG AAGCCCGCCTGTGCAGTATGTGCGCTGCGAGATGGAAGGATGTGGGACGGTGTTGGCTCATCCTCGCTACCTCCAG CATCATATAAAGTATCAGCACTTACTCAAGAAGAAGTACGTTTGTCCTCACCCGTCGTGTGGGAGGCTGTTCCGCCTACAGAAGCAGCTGCTGCGTCACGCCAAGCACCATACAG ACCAGAGAGATTATATCTGCGAGTTTTGTGCCCGGGCCTTCAAGAGCTCCCACAACCTGGCTGTTCACCGCATGATCCACACGGGAGAGAAGCCTCTACA ATGCGAGATCTGTGGCTTCACCTGCCGCCAGAAGGCGTCCCTCAACTGGCACATGAAGAAGCACGACGCCGACGCCACCTACCAGTTCTCCTGCTCCATTTGCGGCAAGAAGTTCGAGAAGAAGGACTGCGTGGTGGCCCacaaggccaagagccaccCCGAGGTGCTGATCGCCGAGGCGCTGGCGGCCAACGCCGGCGCCCTCATCACCACGCCGCCGTCTCTGCTGGAGCTGCCCGGCAACCCCGTGCAAGCGGAGGCGACGGGCGTGGACATGAGCCACGACGGCGAGCTGGATCAGCTGGGCCAGCACATGGCCCAACAGGTGAGCCCTCAGGTGGTGTTACTGGGGCAGGAACCGAGCCTGCACACCATGCAGGTGCCCGTGACGATAGCCCTGACCCCCATCGACCCCCCGTCTCCGGCCGACAACCAGCAGCAGACGCACGTCCAGCTCCAGATGCCCGTCCAGTTCGTGCAGGCcggccagcagctgcagcagcagctggccCTCCACCCCGGCCCCGTGGTGACCCAGCACCAGCCGCAGCTCCAGCCCATGCAGCCGTACCCCTCCCACCCGGACGGCCAGGGGCAGACGCAAATCCTGCAGATGACCTTCCAGCCCGTCGGCCAGTCGCAGAGCCACGTTCACCAGATCCCCATCCTGGCCGGCTCCCAGCAGCTGCAGACCATGCAGGCGGCCGCTCAGAGCCCCGAGCTTTTGTCCGCCGCCTCCCACCCCCAGGACCCCTCGTCCGCCAACGGGAACGCCCTTTTCCTGGACAATCCGCcgctgtcctcctcctcctcctccgccccGCCGTGCGGCTCGCTCCATCAACCGGAAGCGGCGGGGGAGAGCTGCGCGGCGTGGGAGCCCGCGCGGCCGGGGGAGGCTCAGGCCGAAGGCGGCGAGGCGCACGTGCAGCAGGTCATCATATAA